The Amycolatopsis jiangsuensis nucleotide sequence CTGCTGCCCGCGCGCGAACTGCGGGGCGAGGGTGACGTGGTGATCGTCTCCGAACCGGCGACCGTGCTGCTCACCCGGACCGGCGGGGACTGGCGCGCGATCGAGGTGGACCTCACCCACGGCAGCAGCGCGCACCCGTCCTTCCGCGCGCTGCTCGAACACCACCTCCGGCTGCTCGAGGCGAGCGCCTGAGCCCGCTCACTACTCGGGACGGCGCTTCTTCCGCTCGCGGTAGTCACGCATGCGCTGCGGGTAGCCCACCTTGGACACCTCGTACACCGGGATGGTGTTGCGGTGCCCGAACCGCTGCGCCGCCTCGAGGCTGCCGATCCGGCGGCGCGTCGACTCGCCGTCGTGGGCGACGAGCAGCACGGTGGTCTCGGTCACTGTCGTTCGGGGTTCGACGAACGCCTCCACACCCCGCCGGCCTGCCGCCCATTCCTCCAGGTAACGCGTGTCCTCGGAGTCGGCCCGCCGTGCTCCGGCGGACCGTCCGCCGCCCCGCCCGCGCCGCCGCAACGAGTCGAAGATCCCCACTGGCGACCACCTCTCATCCCTGTGCAGTCCCGGTTCCATTATTCCCGGCACCCGGTGTGGCCGGTGTCGCATGGCCTGCTTGGTACGGCTAGGTCGCAAGCCCGGACGGCCTAGTGACAAGATGGCCTTGTCCGCGCGCGCGTTTATACCGGGTGCCGCGGCAACCGAGAGCTTCACCCCATCGCTGCCGAGGAGTTATTGAAGTGAGCGACACCTCCGCCGACCTCGTGATCCTGGGAGGCGGATCGGGCGGCTACGCCGCGGCCTTCCGCGCGGCCGAGCTGGGCCTTTCCGTCACGCTGATCGAGAAGGACAAGCTGGGCGGGACCTGCCTGCACCGTGGCTGCATCCCGACCAAGGCCCTGCTGCACGCCGCGGAGGTCGCGGACGAGGCCCGTGACGCGGAGTCGTTCGGCGTCAAGGCCGTGTTCGAGGGCATCGACATCGCGGGGGTGAACAAGTACAAGGACGGCATCGTCTCCCGGCTCTACAAGGGCCTGCAGGGCCTGGCCAAGGCGCACAAGGTCAACCTCGTCGAAGGCACCGGCCGGTTCGTCGGCGGCACGACGGTCGAGGTCGAGGGCACCCGCTACACCGGCAAGAACGTCATCCTGGCCACCGGTTCGTACTCGCGTACGCTGCCCGGCCTCGAGCTCGGCGGCCGGATCATCGCGAGTGAGCAGGCGCTCACCCTCGACTCCGTGCCGAAGAAGGTCGTGGTGCTCGGCGGCGGCGTCATCGGGGTGGAGTTCGCCAGCGTGTGGGCCTCCTTCGGGGTCGACGTCACCGTGGTCGAGGCGCTGCCGCGGCTGGTCCCGAACGAGGACGAGTTCGCCTCCAAGCAGCTCGAGCGCGCGTTCCGCCGCCGCAAGATCGCGTTCAAGACCGGCGTGCGGTTCACCGGCGCGAAGCAGGACGACAACGGCGTCAGCGTGTCGCTGGAGTCCGGCGAGACCCTCGAGGCCGACCTGCTGCTGGTCGCCGTCGGCCGTGGCCCGAACTCGGCAGGCCACGGTTACGAGGAGGCCGGCGTCACGATCGACCGCGGCTTCGTGCTGACCGACGAGCGCCTGCGTACCAACCTCCCCAACGTCTACGCCGTCGGCGACATCGTGCCGGGCCTGCAGCTCGCACACCGCGGGTTCCAGCAGGGCATCTTCGTGGCCGAGGAGATCGCCGGGCAGAACCCGCGGGCGATCGACGAGCGCGGCATCCCGCGGGTCACCTACTCCCACCCCGAGGTCGCCTCCGTGGGGCTGACCGAGGCGCAGGCCAAGGAGCAGTACGGGGCGGACGTCACCACGTTCACCTACGACCTCGGCGGCAACGGCAAGAGCCAGATCCTCAAGACCTCCGGTGGGGTGAAACTGGTGAAGGCCCCGGACGGCCCGGTCGTCGGGGTGCACATGGTCGGCGACCGCGTCGGCGAGCTGATCGGCGAGGCGCAGCTGGTCTACAGCTGGGAGGCGTTCCCGGAGGACGTCGCCCCGCTGATCCACGCGCACCCCACCCAGACCGAAGCCCTCGGTGAAGCGTTCCTCGCCCTCGCGGGCAAGCCGCTGCACGTGCACAGCTGACGTCTCACCTGCAGAATCCACATACGTCGTACAAGCAAAGGGAGTCAGCGAACAATGGCCTACTCCGTCACCTTGCCGGAGCTCGGCGAGAGCGTCACCGAGGGCACTGTCACACGGTGGTTGAAGCAGGAAGGCGACACGGTCGAGGTCGACGAGCCGTTGCTCGAGATCTCGACCGACAAGGTCGACACCGAGGTCCCGTCGCCGGTCGCCGGCACGGTGGTGAAGCTCAGCGCGAGCGAGGACGAGACCGTCGAGGTCGGTGCCGAGCTGGCGGTGATCGACGACGGCACCGGCGGTGTGCCGGAGTCCTCGGGAACCGAGCAGCAGGAAGCGCCTGCCGAACAGCCGGCTCCGCAGCAGCAGGAGGCGCCCGCGCAGGCGGAGGCGCCGTCGCAGCCGGACACCGCGCCCGCGGCCGGTGGCGAGGGCACCGAGGTGAAGCTGCCCGAGCTGGGCGAGAGCGTCACCGAGGGCACCGTCACCCGGTGGCTCAAGCAGGTCGGTGACACCGTCGAGGTCGACGAGCCGCTGCTGGAGATCTCCACCGACAAGGTCGACACCGAGGTTCCCTCCCCGGTCGCCGGCACGGTGCTGGAGATCCGCTCGGGCGAGGACGAGACGGTCGAGGTCGGCGGCGTGCTCGCGGTGATCGGCGACGCGAGCGCGGCACCGAAGTCCGCTCCGGCCGCGCAGCCGGAGCCGGTCCAGGAGAGCAAGCCCGAGCCGAAGCCGGAACCCCAGCCCCGACCGGTCCAGGAGAGCAAGCCTGAACCGAAGCCCGAGCCGAAGCCCGAGCCGAAGCCGCAGCCTGCCGCCCCGGCTCCGGCCGCGCAGCAGGGCAACGGCGCGGCCGAGGGCCCGTACGTCACGCCGCTGGTGCGGAAGCTGGCGTCCGAGCACGACATCGACCTCACCACCCTGACCGGCAGCGGGGTCGGTGGCCGGATCCGCAAGCAGGACGTGCTCGCGGCGGCCGAGGAGAAGCAGAAGCAGGCCGCTCCGGCGGCGTCCGCGCCCGCCGCGGCTCCGGCCGCTCCGGCTGCTTCGGCGCCCGCCCCGTCCGCGCCCCGGGCCGCCGCGGCACCGGACGTCGCCGCGCTGCGCGGCACCGTGCAGAAGGCGAGCCGGATCCGGCAGATCACCGCGACCAAGACCCGCGAGTCGCTGCAGGAATCCGCGCAGCTTACGCAGGTGCACGAGGTGGACGTCACCAAGATCGCCAAGCTGCGCCAGCGGGCGAAGGCGGCGTTCAAGGAGCGCGAGGGCGTCAACCTCACGTTCCTGCCGTTCTTCGCCAAGGCGACGGTCGAGGCGCTCAAGCAGCACCCGAACGTCAACGCGTCCTACAACGAGGACAGCAAGGAGATCACCTACCACGGCGCCGTGCACCTGGGCATCGCGGTGGACACCGAGCGTGGCCTGCTCTCGGTCGTGATCCACGACGCGGGCGAGCTGAGCCTTGCCGGTCTCGCGCACCGCATCGCCGACCTGGCGAACCGGGCCCGTGCCAACCAGATCAAGCCGGACGAGCTGACCGGCGGCACCTTCACCATCACGAACATCGGCAGCAACGGCGCCCTGTTCGACACGCCGATCATCGTGCAGCCGCAGTCCGGCATGCTCGGTACCGGCGCCGTGGTGAAGCGTCCGGTCGTGGTGGCCGACGCCGAGGGCAACGACACCATCGCGGTGCGCTCGATGGCCTTCCTGCCGCTGACCTACGACCACCGCCTTGTCGACGGCGCCGACGCCGGCCGCTTCCTGACCACCATCAAGCAGCGCCTGGAAGAGGGCAACTTCGAGGACGAGCTGGGGCTGTAACCGCTCAGCAGGTCCGCGGCTCCGTGAAGGCCTCCGTCGGGGAATCCCAGTCCCCGACGGAGGCCTTCACGGCTTTCCGGCCGAAGTCGGTACTCCACTATTCCGTAATTCCGGAATAGTGGAGTACGGTGGCCGCATGCTGACCCGACGACGCCTGCTGACCACCGTGGCCGCCACCGCGCCGGCCACTCTGTTCCTGCCCGGCCTCGCCTGGGCAGGCGATCCGGACCTCACGACCGAGGAGGGCTGGCTGGCCCGGCTCGCCGCGCACCGCGAGGACGTTTCGGCGGTGGTCGACGACGGCGCCGGCCACCGCTTCGGTCACCGCGCTGCCACGCCGCGCCCGCTGGCGTCGACGGTCAAGGTGGTGCACCTGCTGGCTTACACCACCGCCGTCGTCTCCGGGCGCCTCGATCCGGACGAGCAGGTGCGCGTCGGCGACTGGGACGCCCGGCATCCCTTCCTCGGTGACGGGCCGCTCGGCGCCGGCGCGCATCACACAGCGTTGACCCGGCTGGGGATCCCGTGCGACGAATACGGCGTCGCGAAGGATGCCGGGCAGCGGGTGCCGCTGGCGAAGATCCCCGAGTTCATGATCCAGCTCAGCGACAACTCCGCGGCCGACTACCTGCGTGCCCGGCTCGGCGACGGCGCGTTGCGGGCGGCCGCGGCCCGCGGCGGGTGGTTCGCACCGGACGTGCGGATGTTCAGCGGCGAAACGCTCCTGCTGTTCTTCCCCGAGTACGGCCCGCCGCCCGGCAGCCCGCCCGCGCTGCGGCGGGTCGCGGGTGACGCGCTGTCCGAACGCTTCGCCCGTGATCTCCTGTTCCGTGCCGAGGTGCTGGCGCGGATCCTCGCCGATCCGCCCACCGCGGAGGAAACGCGGGACTGGGCCACACGCGGCGGTTCCGGGACGGCCACCCAGCTGGCCGGGCTGCACCACGAGATCGCCACCGCCACCGATCCCGCCGCCGCGCTCGCGCGGGGCTTCCTCGGCGCGCAGTTCGCCGGCGACCGGCCGCCGGGGACGGACGCGATGCTGTACAAGGGCGGCAGCCTGCCCGGGAACCTCGAACTCGGCGTCGACCTGGTGTGGCCGCACCGCCGTCCGGGCACCGCCGTCCTGCAGCTGGTCGGCTCGACGCCCGAGGACCTGCAGCGCGCGGACGTGCTGCTGCGGCTCTGCTCGGACGCGCTCGCGGTCCCGGCCACGCTCGCGAAGCTGGAGCACGCACTGGGACACTGATCCCATGACCGAAGATCTCGCCGAGCGGGTCGCCGAACTCGAACGCCGGGTGGCCGCGCTGGAGGGCCGGTCCGCCGAGTCCGTTCCGGACGGACCGCAGGGGATCGTCGGCTACCAGGGCGAGCTGAGTGATCCGGAGCTGAGCTGGGAGATCCGGCTGAGCCCCCCGGCGGTGCTGGCGCTGCCGGACGGCCCGCGGGTCGAGGTGCTGTCCGCGCTGGCCAACGCCGACCGGGTGGCGCTCGTGCGACTGCTCGCGCGGGACGGCCCACAGACCGGCGCCGCACTGCGTGCGGCCGCGGAACTGGGGTCCCCCGGACGGCTTTACCACCACCTCAAGGCGCTCACCGCGGCCGGGCTGGTCGAGCAGGACCGCCGCGGCAGCTACCGGCTGCGCGCCACCGCGACCATCCCCGCGTTGGTGTTGCTGACCGCCGCCGCGGACGTGGCCGGGCAGCTGCGGCCTGGTGTGCGCGGTCCGGGCGGATAGGACACGATCTCAGGTATGCGGGTACTCATCGCGGGATCCGGCGGGCTCATCGGCACGGCGCTGGCCGCGCGGCTGCGCGAGTCCGGTCACGACGTGCGCCGGCTGGTGCGGCGGGCCGCGCGGAAGCCGGACGAACGGGGCTGGGACCCGCCGTCGGGGCGGATCGACGAGGGCGCGTTCGAGGGTGTCGAAGCGGTGGTGAACCTGTGCGGTGCGCCACTGCTTTCCGGCCGGTGGAGCGGAATGCGCAAGCAGTTGCTGCTCGACAGCCGGGTGGAACCCACCGAAGTACTGGCCGAGGCGGTCGCCGAACACGGAGTCGGCGTGCTGGTGAACGCCTCCGCGGTGGGTTTCTACGGCAACCCCGGGTCCACTGTGGTCGATGAGGAGTCCGCCTCCGGCGGCGGTTTCCTGGCCGAGCTGTGCCGGGAGTGGGAGGACGCGACGGCAGCCGCGAGGTCCGCGGGCGCCCGGGTCGTCTCCGCCCGCACCGGACTCGTCCTGGCTCGCGAAGGCGGCCTGCTGGGCGTGCTGCGGCCGCTGTCCCGGTTCGCACTCGGCGCGCGGCTCGGCGGTGGCCGGCAGTTCATGCCGTGGATCTCACTCGACGACGAGATCGGTGCCCTGCAGCACGTCCTCGAGCACGACGCGGTCTCCGGACCGGTCAACCTCACCGGCCCGGCCCCGGTGACCAACGCCGAGTTCACCCGCGCGCTCGGCCACGCCGTGCACCGTCCCGCGCCGTGGTGGGTGCCGGAGATCGCGGTGAAGATCGCGCTCGGCCAGGCGGGCGAGGAAATGGCGTTGTTCGGCCAACGCGCGGTGCCGCGGCGGCTCGAAGGCAGCGGATACGTCTTCCGCCACCGCACCGTGGAAAGTGCGCTGGCCGCGGCGACATGACCGTGCCCCGCGCGCGATGGGTGGTCGCCGGGCTGGTGGTGTTCGCCGCTTTCCTCGGGTTGGGCCTGCTCGTCGCCCACCGGCCGTCGCAGCTCGACGTCGAGGTCGCGAACGCCTTGCGCGGGCAGTACCAGCAGACAGCGGGCGCGGTCGCGGATGTGGTCACCGCCGTGCTCGGACCGGTGCTGCCGTACGTGCTCGGCGTGGTGCTGGTGGCGGTCGTGCTGCGCGACCGGACGCGGCTGTCGCTGTGCCTGCGGCTGGCCGTCGTGCTGGTGCTGTGCCGGCTGACCAGCCTGGCGTTCAAACCGCTGTTCCAACGCCGGCGCCCCCGCGCCTACCCGGACCTGAGTTATCCCAGCGGGCACGTCGTCTCGGTCGCCGCCACCGGACTGGTCGTGGTGCTGCTGTGCGGCTGGCTGCTGCCGCGCCTGGTGCGCTGGGCGGTTCTGGCCGCGGCCGGGGCGACGGTGCTCGCGGCTGCCTGCCGGATCGTCCTCGGCGTGCACTGGCTGACCGACACCGCAGGCGCCGTGCTGGCGGTCCTCGGCGTCGGGCTGGTGTCGGCGACCGCACTGCGGTTGCTGCCCTTTTCGCCGCCGGAAAAGGGGTAACCTCGACAGGTGAGTTCTTCGAGCACGAGCGCCCGCGCCGCCACCGAACCCGTCACCGTGCGAGAGCTCGGCACAGTCGACTACACCGAGGCCTGGGATCTGCAGCGGGAGGTCCTCACCGCCCGCGCCGACGAGACCGGCCCGGACACCCTGCTGCTGCTGGAGCATCCGTCGGTCTACACCGCGGGCAAGCGCACCGAGCCGGAGGACCGGCCCGCCGACGGCACCCCGGTGATCGACGTGGACCGCGGCGGCAAGATCACCTGGCACGGGCCCGGCCAGCTCGTCGGCTATCCGATCGTGAAGCTCGCCGACCCGATCGACGTGATGCACTACGTGCGCCGGCTGGAAGAGGCGCTGATCGCGGTGTGCGACCGGATGGGCGTGCGCAGCGGACGCGTCGAGGGCCGCAGCGGGGTGTGGATCCCGGCCGACGACCGCGGCATCGAGCGCAAGATCGCGGCCATCGGCATCCGCGTGCAGCGCGGCGTGACGATGCACGGTTTCGAGCTGAACTGCAACGCCGACCTGAGCGCCTTCGACGCGATCGTGCCCTGCGGCATCCGCGACGCGGGCGTCACCTCGCTGTCCTACGAGCTGCAGCGCGAGGTGCCGGTCGCCGAGGTGCTGCCGCTGGCGCGGGAGCTGGTGACCGCGGCGCTGGAAGGCGAGCTGCCGGTGAGCGAGGACCGTTGGCTGCCCCGGCCGGAGGCACCGCAGGCCCCCGGCGTGACCTTCGCCCTGCAGAACTGACCCGGCCGTGCTCCTTCGGGGACTCCACGTCCCTGAAGGAGCACGGCGCGGGTACGTCAGTCGAGCTGCGGGGCGACCTCGGCGGCGATGAACTCGAGGTGGTCGAGGTCGGCGAGGTCGAGCACCTGCAGGTAGAGCCGGGTGATGCCGGTCTTCTCCCGCCACTGCCCGATCCGGTCCACGATCTGCGCGGGCGTACCGGCAAGGCCGTCGCGCAGCAGCTGCTCCTTGTCCCGCCCGATCGCCTGGACCCGGCGCGTGACCTCGGCGTCGTCGCGGCCGGCGACCGTGGTGAGCGCGACCGACCGCAGGATCTCCTTCGGGTCCCGGCCGATCGCGGTCGCGGCGGCGGAGACCCGTTCGAACTGCGCGAGGGCGGTCTCCGGGTCGGCGAAGGGCAGGTTGAACTCGTCCGCGAACCGCGCGGCCAGCTCCGGGGTGCGCTTCTTGCCGCCACCACCGATGATCACCGGCGGCGCGGGCGACTGCGCGGGCTTCGGCAGCGCCGGCGAATCGGTGAGCGTGTAGTTCTTGCCGGAGAAGGAGAACTTCTCCCCCACCGGCGTACGCCAGAGCCCGGTGATGATCTCCAGCTGCTCGGCGTAGAGGTCGAAACGCTCCTTCAGCGGCGGCAGCGTCAGCCCGTAGGCGGTGTGCTCGGCGTCGAACCAGCCCGACCCGAGGCCGAACTCGACGCGCCCGCCCGACATCCGGTCCACCTGCGCGACGGACACCGCGAGCGGCCCGGGGTGGCGGAAGGTGGCCGCGGTGACGAGGGTGCCGAGCCGGATCCGCTCGGTCTCGCGGGCCAGCCCGGCCAGGGTGATCCACGCGTCGGTGGGCCCGGGAAGGCCGTCGCCCTCGCCCATGGCGAGGTAGTGGTCACTGCGGAAGAACGCGTCGTAGCCGGCCGCTTCGGTGACCCGCGCGACCCGCAGCAGTTCGTCGTAGCTCGCGCCCTGCTGGGGTTCGGTGAAGATCCTCAAGTCCATGGCCGCCAGCCTAGCCACGCGGCGCTCAGCCGGCGGCAGGTCGCTCCAGCGACTCGTCGGCCGGGCGGCGCACCCGCAGCAGCATCCGCACGATCACGTCCTCGATCTCCGCGCCGACCTTCTTCGGATCGGCCGCGCTCGCGATCTCGGTGGCCGCACTGGACAACGCGCCGAACAGCAGCCGCGACGTGACCTCCACCGGCACCGGCTCCACCTCGCCCGCGTCCACCAGCAGCTGCAGCCCCGAGCGCACCAGCCCGAAGCTGCACTGCTCCTCGGCCTCCCGCCAGCGTTCCCAACCCATCACCACCGGCGCCTCGTGGATCGCGATCCGCTGGTATGCCGGGTCGAGGCAGCTGCGGATGAACGCCTTGAGCCCGCCCAGTGTGCGTTCCCACGCGGTGCCGGGACCGGTCATGGTCTTCTCGAGCCGGTCGTAGACGAGGCTTTCCACCGCGTCGAAAGCGGCCTCGAACAACGCCTGCTTACCGCTGAAATGGTGGTACAGCGCGCCTTTCGTGACCCGCGCGCGTTTGGCCACCTCGTCGAGCGAAGTACCCGCGTACCCGCGTTTGGTGAACAGCTCCACCGCGGACTCGACCAGCGCGGAACGGGTCGACTCCGAATAGTCGAGTCGGCGGGATCTCATCGGGACGTCACTGTCGGCACCCTCACAACATTACTCCGGCCCGCCGCCGGGCATACCCGTGGTATGTTCGCTGCGTCAGGTCCGTACCGAGAGTATGCCGCAAACCCGCGGTATGTCCCGGATCACGGAGGGGAGCCCGCACCATGAGCTGGAATGACTTCTACCGGCGGCGAGAGATCCTCGACTCCGCCGTCCGCCACGCACGACGCGCCCCGGCCGAGCCACTCGAGCTCGGCCGGATCCCGGGAGCCACCGAGGTGTTCGGTACCGAGGAGGCGCTGCTGCTGGCCCTGCACCAC carries:
- a CDS encoding oxidoreductase → MGIFDSLRRRGRGGGRSAGARRADSEDTRYLEEWAAGRRGVEAFVEPRTTVTETTVLLVAHDGESTRRRIGSLEAAQRFGHRNTIPVYEVSKVGYPQRMRDYRERKKRRPE
- the lpdA gene encoding dihydrolipoyl dehydrogenase translates to MSDTSADLVILGGGSGGYAAAFRAAELGLSVTLIEKDKLGGTCLHRGCIPTKALLHAAEVADEARDAESFGVKAVFEGIDIAGVNKYKDGIVSRLYKGLQGLAKAHKVNLVEGTGRFVGGTTVEVEGTRYTGKNVILATGSYSRTLPGLELGGRIIASEQALTLDSVPKKVVVLGGGVIGVEFASVWASFGVDVTVVEALPRLVPNEDEFASKQLERAFRRRKIAFKTGVRFTGAKQDDNGVSVSLESGETLEADLLLVAVGRGPNSAGHGYEEAGVTIDRGFVLTDERLRTNLPNVYAVGDIVPGLQLAHRGFQQGIFVAEEIAGQNPRAIDERGIPRVTYSHPEVASVGLTEAQAKEQYGADVTTFTYDLGGNGKSQILKTSGGVKLVKAPDGPVVGVHMVGDRVGELIGEAQLVYSWEAFPEDVAPLIHAHPTQTEALGEAFLALAGKPLHVHS
- the sucB gene encoding 2-oxoglutarate dehydrogenase, E2 component, dihydrolipoamide succinyltransferase; its protein translation is MAYSVTLPELGESVTEGTVTRWLKQEGDTVEVDEPLLEISTDKVDTEVPSPVAGTVVKLSASEDETVEVGAELAVIDDGTGGVPESSGTEQQEAPAEQPAPQQQEAPAQAEAPSQPDTAPAAGGEGTEVKLPELGESVTEGTVTRWLKQVGDTVEVDEPLLEISTDKVDTEVPSPVAGTVLEIRSGEDETVEVGGVLAVIGDASAAPKSAPAAQPEPVQESKPEPKPEPQPRPVQESKPEPKPEPKPEPKPQPAAPAPAAQQGNGAAEGPYVTPLVRKLASEHDIDLTTLTGSGVGGRIRKQDVLAAAEEKQKQAAPAASAPAAAPAAPAASAPAPSAPRAAAAPDVAALRGTVQKASRIRQITATKTRESLQESAQLTQVHEVDVTKIAKLRQRAKAAFKEREGVNLTFLPFFAKATVEALKQHPNVNASYNEDSKEITYHGAVHLGIAVDTERGLLSVVIHDAGELSLAGLAHRIADLANRARANQIKPDELTGGTFTITNIGSNGALFDTPIIVQPQSGMLGTGAVVKRPVVVADAEGNDTIAVRSMAFLPLTYDHRLVDGADAGRFLTTIKQRLEEGNFEDELGL
- a CDS encoding serine hydrolase codes for the protein MLTRRRLLTTVAATAPATLFLPGLAWAGDPDLTTEEGWLARLAAHREDVSAVVDDGAGHRFGHRAATPRPLASTVKVVHLLAYTTAVVSGRLDPDEQVRVGDWDARHPFLGDGPLGAGAHHTALTRLGIPCDEYGVAKDAGQRVPLAKIPEFMIQLSDNSAADYLRARLGDGALRAAAARGGWFAPDVRMFSGETLLLFFPEYGPPPGSPPALRRVAGDALSERFARDLLFRAEVLARILADPPTAEETRDWATRGGSGTATQLAGLHHEIATATDPAAALARGFLGAQFAGDRPPGTDAMLYKGGSLPGNLELGVDLVWPHRRPGTAVLQLVGSTPEDLQRADVLLRLCSDALAVPATLAKLEHALGH
- a CDS encoding ArsR/SmtB family transcription factor: MTEDLAERVAELERRVAALEGRSAESVPDGPQGIVGYQGELSDPELSWEIRLSPPAVLALPDGPRVEVLSALANADRVALVRLLARDGPQTGAALRAAAELGSPGRLYHHLKALTAAGLVEQDRRGSYRLRATATIPALVLLTAAADVAGQLRPGVRGPGG
- a CDS encoding TIGR01777 family oxidoreductase, coding for MRVLIAGSGGLIGTALAARLRESGHDVRRLVRRAARKPDERGWDPPSGRIDEGAFEGVEAVVNLCGAPLLSGRWSGMRKQLLLDSRVEPTEVLAEAVAEHGVGVLVNASAVGFYGNPGSTVVDEESASGGGFLAELCREWEDATAAARSAGARVVSARTGLVLAREGGLLGVLRPLSRFALGARLGGGRQFMPWISLDDEIGALQHVLEHDAVSGPVNLTGPAPVTNAEFTRALGHAVHRPAPWWVPEIAVKIALGQAGEEMALFGQRAVPRRLEGSGYVFRHRTVESALAAAT
- a CDS encoding phosphatase PAP2 family protein codes for the protein MTVPRARWVVAGLVVFAAFLGLGLLVAHRPSQLDVEVANALRGQYQQTAGAVADVVTAVLGPVLPYVLGVVLVAVVLRDRTRLSLCLRLAVVLVLCRLTSLAFKPLFQRRRPRAYPDLSYPSGHVVSVAATGLVVVLLCGWLLPRLVRWAVLAAAGATVLAAACRIVLGVHWLTDTAGAVLAVLGVGLVSATALRLLPFSPPEKG
- the lipB gene encoding lipoyl(octanoyl) transferase LipB encodes the protein MSSSSTSARAATEPVTVRELGTVDYTEAWDLQREVLTARADETGPDTLLLLEHPSVYTAGKRTEPEDRPADGTPVIDVDRGGKITWHGPGQLVGYPIVKLADPIDVMHYVRRLEEALIAVCDRMGVRSGRVEGRSGVWIPADDRGIERKIAAIGIRVQRGVTMHGFELNCNADLSAFDAIVPCGIRDAGVTSLSYELQREVPVAEVLPLARELVTAALEGELPVSEDRWLPRPEAPQAPGVTFALQN
- a CDS encoding LLM class F420-dependent oxidoreductase, encoding MDLRIFTEPQQGASYDELLRVARVTEAAGYDAFFRSDHYLAMGEGDGLPGPTDAWITLAGLARETERIRLGTLVTAATFRHPGPLAVSVAQVDRMSGGRVEFGLGSGWFDAEHTAYGLTLPPLKERFDLYAEQLEIITGLWRTPVGEKFSFSGKNYTLTDSPALPKPAQSPAPPVIIGGGGKKRTPELAARFADEFNLPFADPETALAQFERVSAAATAIGRDPKEILRSVALTTVAGRDDAEVTRRVQAIGRDKEQLLRDGLAGTPAQIVDRIGQWREKTGITRLYLQVLDLADLDHLEFIAAEVAPQLD
- a CDS encoding TetR/AcrR family transcriptional regulator translates to MRSRRLDYSESTRSALVESAVELFTKRGYAGTSLDEVAKRARVTKGALYHHFSGKQALFEAAFDAVESLVYDRLEKTMTGPGTAWERTLGGLKAFIRSCLDPAYQRIAIHEAPVVMGWERWREAEEQCSFGLVRSGLQLLVDAGEVEPVPVEVTSRLLFGALSSAATEIASAADPKKVGAEIEDVIVRMLLRVRRPADESLERPAAG